The Candidatus Phaeomarinobacter ectocarpi genome includes a region encoding these proteins:
- a CDS encoding sensor histidine kinase yields MTLSPTHISRSATRSQLDYFVQNMASSGKVVPLMMAGVAGILVFWTTPLAAALWFVVTAGSYVAFYYVAKAKQPPANQPEAFERWSKTVVRLNLFSELSWASMVLWFWVPGDVLNNAFLLGVMAAHLAMAVGHSSIYLPLMYSSLFVPAAALVFRPVLSGDPLLMAVGCVAAVYTYFLYSMAKGINKTSTDMLTLRDEKDALIAKLETEKTTAEHARTEAEEASQTKSAFLASISHELRTPLNAIIGFSDVMRGETFGELGHDNYKQYAEDIHGSGRHLLSLIDDVLDLARIEAGRLELTEEPVDLSEVARECARMIEIPAEKRGISLVLDVPKHHPRILADNRAVRQLWLNLMSNALKFTDDGGRLTLFANIQSDGSIAFGVDDTGCGMDDDELARVMEAFAQGNSKSRTGERGTGLGLAIVNGLVHAHGGFLDLQSAVGHGTRATAVLPRARLIQNELQPVRDIA; encoded by the coding sequence GTGACCTTGTCCCCTACCCATATTTCGCGAAGCGCGACACGCTCGCAGCTGGATTATTTCGTCCAGAACATGGCGTCATCCGGCAAAGTCGTGCCTCTTATGATGGCCGGTGTCGCTGGTATCCTGGTTTTCTGGACGACGCCGCTGGCAGCCGCGCTTTGGTTCGTAGTGACCGCTGGTAGCTACGTGGCCTTCTACTATGTGGCAAAAGCCAAGCAGCCGCCGGCAAATCAGCCTGAGGCGTTCGAGCGATGGTCGAAGACTGTCGTTCGCCTCAATCTTTTCTCTGAACTGAGCTGGGCATCGATGGTGCTGTGGTTCTGGGTACCCGGAGACGTGCTCAACAACGCATTCCTGCTCGGCGTTATGGCCGCCCATCTGGCAATGGCTGTCGGTCATTCCTCAATCTATTTGCCATTGATGTACTCGTCCTTGTTTGTGCCTGCAGCAGCCCTGGTATTTCGGCCTGTTTTGAGCGGCGACCCCCTGCTGATGGCCGTCGGCTGTGTTGCGGCGGTCTACACCTATTTCCTCTATTCAATGGCCAAAGGCATCAACAAGACGTCGACTGACATGTTGACCTTAAGGGATGAGAAAGACGCACTCATCGCGAAGCTTGAGACGGAAAAGACAACCGCTGAACACGCGCGCACGGAAGCCGAAGAAGCGAGCCAGACAAAGTCGGCGTTCCTGGCAAGCATCAGTCACGAACTGCGCACACCCTTGAATGCCATCATCGGCTTCTCGGATGTGATGCGCGGTGAAACCTTCGGCGAACTCGGGCATGACAACTACAAGCAATATGCAGAAGACATTCACGGGAGCGGTCGCCATCTGCTCTCGTTGATCGATGACGTGCTGGATTTGGCACGTATCGAAGCTGGACGCCTGGAACTGACAGAAGAGCCCGTCGACCTCTCTGAAGTCGCCCGGGAATGCGCCCGCATGATCGAAATCCCGGCCGAGAAACGTGGCATCTCACTTGTTCTGGACGTGCCCAAGCACCATCCGCGCATCCTCGCGGACAATCGCGCGGTCCGTCAGCTTTGGCTCAATCTCATGTCCAACGCATTGAAATTTACGGATGACGGTGGGCGCCTAACTTTGTTTGCGAACATCCAGAGTGATGGTTCAATCGCCTTTGGCGTTGACGACACAGGCTGCGGAATGGATGACGATGAGCTTGCCCGTGTCATGGAAGCCTTTGCTCAAGGCAATTCCAAATCACGCACAGGCGAGCGCGGCACAGGCCTCGGCCTTGCGATCGTGAATGGCCTGGTCCACGCCCATGGTGGTTTCCTTGATCTTCAAAGCGCAGTTGGCCATGGCACGCGCGCAACAGCTGTACTCCCGCGGGCAAGGCTGATTCAAAACGAACTTCAGCCGGTGCGTGACATCGCCTAG
- a CDS encoding SDR family NAD(P)-dependent oxidoreductase — protein MAEKKKVCLVTGVGPGTGAALVERFAVGGFEVAMLARSKDRLREIEGRVTGAHAYACDVSDAAGLAGTIESVSEDFGTPSIVVHNAVGGAFGNFLDIKPEVLERNFQVNVMALLNICQQVVPSMIKAGEGVVMATGNTSAYRGKANFAGFAPTKAAQRILLESVARDAGPKGVHAAYVAIDAVIDVPWAREAMPDQPDDFFAKPVDIAEECFRVAHQPRSTWTFDTIIRPFGENW, from the coding sequence ATGGCTGAGAAAAAGAAGGTCTGCCTCGTAACAGGCGTCGGCCCGGGAACAGGTGCTGCACTGGTAGAAAGGTTTGCTGTCGGAGGATTTGAAGTCGCGATGCTGGCCCGATCCAAGGACCGCCTTCGTGAGATTGAGGGCAGGGTGACAGGCGCACATGCATATGCGTGCGACGTGTCTGATGCCGCAGGCCTGGCAGGCACGATAGAATCGGTCAGTGAAGATTTCGGCACGCCATCCATCGTTGTTCACAACGCGGTGGGGGGTGCCTTTGGCAACTTCCTCGACATCAAACCAGAGGTTCTGGAGCGTAATTTTCAGGTCAACGTGATGGCATTGCTCAACATCTGCCAGCAGGTGGTGCCCTCAATGATCAAGGCTGGTGAGGGTGTTGTGATGGCGACCGGCAACACGTCTGCTTATCGTGGCAAAGCCAATTTTGCCGGCTTCGCGCCCACCAAGGCAGCGCAACGCATTCTACTCGAAAGCGTTGCACGGGATGCTGGTCCCAAGGGCGTCCATGCAGCATATGTGGCGATTGATGCGGTTATTGACGTGCCCTGGGCACGTGAGGCCATGCCGGATCAGCCAGACGATTTTTTCGCAAAGCCCGTTGATATCGCTGAAGAGTGTTTTCGCGTTGCGCATCAGCCGCGGTCAACATGGACTTTTGATACAATCATCAGACCATTCGGTGAGAACTGGTAG
- a CDS encoding PaaI family thioesterase — protein MSIVPDGWKPIHTFDYDTFEKLAGPIYKPPQQVDGQQRYGFLVEKRHCNPYGMLHGGMLSTVADTLLGSVVFHATGGVPIATIYLNTEFIAGAREGDWVEGNATLRKKGRRIVFTQGDFYVGDKLIATSAGAWAIIGA, from the coding sequence ATGAGCATAGTTCCTGACGGGTGGAAGCCCATCCATACATTCGACTACGACACCTTCGAGAAACTCGCCGGGCCGATCTACAAGCCTCCTCAACAGGTGGACGGCCAACAGCGCTATGGCTTTCTGGTCGAAAAACGTCACTGCAATCCGTATGGCATGCTTCATGGCGGCATGCTGTCCACGGTTGCGGATACGCTGCTGGGGTCGGTTGTCTTTCACGCCACAGGTGGCGTCCCCATTGCGACCATCTACCTGAATACAGAATTCATCGCCGGCGCCCGTGAAGGCGACTGGGTGGAAGGCAATGCCACCCTTCGCAAGAAGGGGCGACGCATCGTCTTCACGCAGGGAGATTTCTATGTGGGCGACAAGCTGATTGCGACCTCTGCCGGAGCATGGGCAATCATCGGCGCTTAG
- the dusA gene encoding tRNA dihydrouridine(20/20a) synthase DusA: MAKVDHRFSVAPMMEWTDRHCRVFHRCMTKHARLYTEMVTAAAVVNGDRGYLLGYSPVEHPVALQLGSSDPAELAQAARIGADLAYDEINLNVGCPSDRVQSGSFGACLMREPDLVARCVEAMKNEVDIPVTVKCRIGVDDQVPADVLPAFARTMRAAGADALIVHARMAWLDGLSPKQNRDVPPLDYPLVYELKAEHPDWPISINGGVQSIEEAEEHLTHMDGVMMGRTAYNEPYVLAAVDSRIFGSKAALPSRHQVLERFLPYVETELSAGARLNSMARHVIGLFHGAAGARAFRRYLSENMHKKGAGPEVLVAGAQLVPDPDDGVAQRKERAYAADDV, translated from the coding sequence ATGGCCAAAGTTGATCACCGATTTAGCGTCGCTCCCATGATGGAGTGGACAGACCGTCACTGCCGCGTGTTCCACCGCTGCATGACGAAGCACGCCCGCCTCTACACGGAAATGGTAACGGCGGCTGCGGTGGTAAATGGAGATCGTGGCTATCTGCTTGGCTATTCGCCGGTAGAGCATCCGGTGGCTCTACAACTCGGCAGTTCAGATCCTGCAGAGCTCGCACAGGCCGCTCGAATTGGCGCTGACCTGGCCTATGACGAAATCAATCTCAATGTCGGCTGCCCCTCTGACCGGGTGCAATCTGGCAGCTTCGGAGCGTGCCTCATGCGTGAGCCAGACCTTGTGGCGCGGTGTGTGGAGGCGATGAAGAACGAAGTCGATATTCCGGTAACGGTGAAATGCCGCATAGGTGTCGACGATCAGGTGCCTGCGGATGTGTTGCCGGCATTCGCCCGAACTATGCGGGCAGCTGGGGCAGATGCACTCATCGTCCATGCGCGCATGGCATGGCTTGATGGTCTGTCCCCCAAGCAGAACCGTGACGTGCCGCCGCTGGACTACCCGCTTGTCTACGAGTTGAAGGCGGAACACCCCGACTGGCCCATAAGCATAAACGGCGGCGTACAATCCATTGAAGAAGCCGAAGAGCATCTCACCCACATGGATGGAGTGATGATGGGACGTACGGCCTACAACGAGCCATATGTGCTTGCGGCAGTTGATTCGCGGATTTTTGGCAGCAAGGCCGCCCTTCCAAGCCGGCACCAGGTGCTGGAGAGATTTCTGCCATATGTCGAAACCGAGCTGTCAGCCGGTGCCCGGCTTAATTCGATGGCCCGGCACGTGATCGGGCTGTTCCACGGCGCAGCCGGCGCCAGGGCCTTCCGGCGCTACCTCTCAGAGAACATGCACAAGAAAGGCGCGGGACCGGAAGTCCTTGTCGCAGGGGCGCAGCTTGTTCCTGATCCGGATGATGGTGTGGCACAGAGAAAAGAACGTGCGTATGCGGCTGACGACGTGTAG
- a CDS encoding crotonase/enoyl-CoA hydratase family protein: protein MTASPLLLDVDGHVATLTINRPDSRNALGEAEDGPAFAAAAEQINANIDIRAVILTGAGKAFSAGGNIKAMKEKAGSFGGPGVDIARGYYTGIHRIVKSLWSLEVPMIAAVNGPAIGLGNDVACLADTRIASDNAIFGATFLKIGLVPGDGGSWLLPRVIGTARAAELFFTGDVIDAETACQWGLVSRVVPHEDLMAEARKLADKMAGQPPHVLRMTKRLMRQGMTTTFDQIMDMSANMQALAHHTDDHAEAVSAFIEKRTPTYKGQ from the coding sequence ATGACCGCTTCGCCGCTGCTTCTCGACGTTGATGGCCACGTGGCCACTTTGACCATCAATCGGCCGGACAGCCGCAACGCTCTGGGCGAAGCAGAAGACGGGCCTGCATTCGCCGCTGCCGCTGAACAGATCAATGCGAATATTGATATTCGGGCCGTGATTCTGACTGGCGCCGGCAAGGCCTTCTCTGCCGGTGGCAATATCAAGGCCATGAAAGAAAAGGCCGGCAGCTTCGGCGGACCCGGCGTCGACATTGCACGGGGGTATTACACGGGCATTCATCGGATCGTGAAATCGCTCTGGTCGCTCGAAGTTCCCATGATCGCGGCTGTGAATGGCCCGGCTATCGGTCTGGGCAATGATGTCGCATGTCTCGCGGATACGCGCATTGCATCAGACAATGCCATTTTTGGCGCGACTTTCCTCAAAATTGGTCTGGTGCCGGGGGATGGTGGTTCCTGGTTGCTTCCACGGGTGATCGGCACCGCACGAGCTGCGGAACTGTTCTTCACTGGTGACGTAATAGACGCTGAAACAGCCTGCCAGTGGGGCCTCGTGAGCCGCGTTGTGCCACATGAAGACTTGATGGCCGAAGCCCGAAAACTGGCCGACAAAATGGCCGGACAGCCGCCCCACGTGCTGCGTATGACCAAGCGGCTGATGCGTCAGGGAATGACCACAACTTTTGACCAAATCATGGACATGTCGGCCAATATGCAGGCTCTGGCGCACCACACAGATGATCATGCAGAGGCCGTGTCCGCATTTATCGAGAAGCGGACGCCGACCTACAAGGGTCAATAA
- a CDS encoding phosphomannomutase/phosphoglucomutase — protein MLPTPRADIAPNTLDYENVPLVAPQGFREYDARWLFEKEINLLGVQALGLGLGTLIHELGVKPEIAVGHDYRSYSTSIKQALITGLLTAGVKVHDIGLALSPVAYFSQFALDVPCVAMVTASHNENGWTGVKMGANRPLTFGPDEMSRLKEIVLGGEGKSRDGGGYAYVDDMRDRYIADMTDRPKLKRKLKVVAACGNGTAGAFMPDVLKATGAEIIPLDCELDHTFPRYNPNPEDMEMLHALRDAVLEHKADVGLAFDGDGDRCGVVDNTGEEIFADKVGVMLARDLAQQHPNAKFVVDVKSTGLFLTDPVLQKLGATTDYWKTGHSYIKRRSHELGALVGFEKSGHYFFNTPIGRGYDDGCVAALAVLDMLERAPDRSMADLKNDLPKTWGSPTMSPHCPDDKKYGVVDKVVAHYTAKFVAGETLMGQKIRDVVTVNGIRLTLEDGTWGLVRASSNKPGLVVVVESPASEENLRAMFEEIDGVLSQHPEVGEYDQKL, from the coding sequence ATGCTGCCCACTCCTCGCGCAGATATCGCGCCAAATACGCTCGACTATGAGAATGTTCCTCTCGTCGCCCCACAGGGGTTTCGGGAATACGACGCCCGTTGGCTGTTTGAAAAAGAAATCAACCTGTTGGGGGTACAGGCCCTCGGTCTTGGTCTTGGGACTTTGATCCACGAGCTCGGTGTCAAACCTGAAATTGCTGTTGGGCATGACTACCGCTCCTACTCCACAAGCATCAAGCAGGCGCTCATCACCGGTCTGCTTACGGCTGGTGTCAAAGTCCACGACATCGGCCTTGCGCTATCGCCCGTCGCGTATTTTTCACAATTTGCGTTGGACGTTCCATGCGTCGCGATGGTTACAGCCAGCCACAATGAGAACGGGTGGACCGGTGTGAAAATGGGTGCCAACCGTCCACTCACATTTGGCCCGGATGAAATGAGCCGTCTCAAGGAAATCGTGCTGGGCGGTGAGGGCAAATCCCGCGATGGTGGCGGCTATGCATATGTTGACGACATGCGGGACCGTTACATTGCAGATATGACAGATCGTCCAAAACTCAAGCGGAAGCTCAAAGTGGTTGCAGCGTGTGGCAATGGCACTGCGGGTGCCTTCATGCCCGATGTGCTGAAGGCGACCGGGGCGGAAATCATCCCTCTTGATTGCGAACTCGACCACACTTTCCCACGCTACAATCCGAACCCGGAAGACATGGAGATGCTTCATGCATTGCGCGATGCGGTGCTGGAGCATAAAGCAGATGTGGGGCTCGCATTTGATGGTGACGGAGACCGGTGCGGCGTAGTGGACAACACTGGTGAGGAAATCTTCGCGGACAAGGTTGGCGTCATGCTCGCGCGAGATCTTGCGCAACAGCACCCGAACGCGAAATTCGTTGTGGATGTGAAATCGACCGGCCTGTTTCTCACCGATCCCGTGTTGCAGAAACTTGGCGCAACGACCGACTACTGGAAGACCGGCCACTCTTACATCAAACGCCGCAGCCATGAGCTTGGCGCTCTGGTAGGCTTTGAAAAATCCGGCCACTATTTCTTCAACACCCCTATCGGGCGTGGCTATGACGACGGCTGTGTTGCTGCCCTTGCAGTGCTGGACATGCTGGAGCGTGCTCCCGACAGAAGCATGGCTGACCTCAAGAATGATCTCCCCAAGACATGGGGCTCGCCCACCATGTCGCCCCATTGTCCCGATGACAAAAAGTATGGCGTTGTCGACAAAGTGGTTGCGCACTACACAGCCAAATTTGTGGCGGGCGAAACATTGATGGGCCAGAAAATTCGTGACGTCGTCACGGTCAATGGCATTCGCCTGACACTGGAAGATGGCACCTGGGGTCTGGTACGCGCCTCATCGAACAAGCCAGGCTTGGTCGTTGTCGTGGAAAGCCCCGCATCCGAAGAAAATCTGCGTGCCATGTTTGAAGAGATCGATGGGGTGCTGTCTCAGCATCCTGAAGTCGGCGAATATGATCAGAAGCTTTGA
- a CDS encoding acyl-CoA dehydrogenase family protein, translating to MDFSFSEEQTLLRNSVERFVQDKYDFDTRRKITASDEGFSRENWQQMAELGLLAAPFSEEQGGLGGGPIDVMVLMEEFGKGLVVEPFIPTVVQAGGFLRRGTPAQIDEHIPGIIAGETIWAFAYAEPQGRYNLADLTTTAAKDGDGFVINGNKAVVLGGPWADKLIVTARTSGGQRDEKGVTVFIVDKSATGVTTRDYPTVDGSRASEITFENVKVGADAVIGEVDNGLPLVEQVSDESIAALAAEACGCMKMLVDDTVEYCKTRKQFGMPIGKFQVLQHRMVDMFMNHEQSVSISYMVNLKLGEDEVERKKAASAAKVQIGKAGRFVGQQAVQLHGGMGMTDELRVGHYFKRLTMIDTQLGNVDYHLKRYADAA from the coding sequence ATGGATTTTTCCTTCTCCGAAGAACAGACCCTACTGCGCAACTCCGTGGAACGGTTCGTTCAGGACAAGTACGACTTTGATACCCGCCGTAAGATCACAGCCAGCGACGAAGGATTCAGCCGCGAGAACTGGCAGCAGATGGCTGAGCTTGGCCTCCTTGCAGCGCCGTTCTCCGAAGAGCAGGGCGGCCTTGGCGGCGGCCCCATCGACGTGATGGTGCTGATGGAAGAATTCGGCAAGGGCCTCGTTGTCGAGCCGTTTATTCCAACAGTGGTGCAGGCGGGCGGTTTCCTGCGTCGCGGCACGCCGGCTCAGATCGATGAGCACATTCCAGGCATCATTGCAGGCGAAACCATCTGGGCATTCGCATATGCAGAGCCTCAGGGTCGCTACAACCTGGCGGACCTCACAACAACCGCCGCCAAAGATGGCGACGGCTTTGTGATCAACGGCAACAAGGCTGTGGTGCTTGGTGGTCCTTGGGCAGACAAGCTCATCGTCACAGCCCGCACGTCGGGCGGTCAGCGCGACGAAAAGGGCGTTACGGTCTTCATCGTTGATAAATCGGCAACCGGTGTCACCACACGTGACTACCCAACCGTCGATGGCTCACGCGCGTCGGAAATCACTTTCGAAAACGTCAAGGTCGGTGCGGACGCTGTTATTGGCGAAGTCGACAACGGCCTGCCGCTTGTTGAGCAGGTATCTGACGAAAGCATCGCCGCTCTTGCTGCTGAAGCATGTGGCTGCATGAAGATGCTGGTCGATGACACCGTTGAATATTGCAAGACCCGCAAGCAGTTCGGCATGCCGATCGGCAAGTTCCAGGTCCTGCAGCACCGCATGGTCGACATGTTCATGAACCACGAACAGTCAGTGTCCATCAGCTACATGGTCAACCTGAAGCTTGGTGAAGACGAAGTTGAGCGCAAGAAAGCGGCGTCCGCCGCCAAGGTGCAGATCGGCAAGGCAGGCCGCTTTGTTGGCCAGCAGGCTGTGCAGCTGCACGGCGGCATGGGCATGACGGACGAATTGCGCGTTGGTCACTACTTCAAGCGCCTGACCATGATCGACACCCAGCTGGGCAACGTCGATTATCACCTCAAGCGCTACGCCGACGCTGCATAA
- a CDS encoding retropepsin-like aspartic protease family protein, protein MTGLFGSEEMYRNQWTWIGLGGLAISAVVLLLVVMNPGSLNDENDQMRLVYLVLLLTLVGSSVIVGWRERAGLALKQALVWIAIGIVLVAAYSLQNEFKMLGQRLMGEIVPSSPVEQSNGEVSLRASRDGHFHVQALINGTSVKLLVDTGASDVALSASDAARLGVDISTLRFDRLYNTANGTVPGARVVLDEVKVGSLTVRNVDASITKGDGLSQSLLGMSFLRELSAVQFDGDRLILRQ, encoded by the coding sequence ATGACCGGCCTCTTTGGGAGTGAAGAGATGTATCGCAATCAGTGGACCTGGATCGGTCTCGGCGGTTTGGCGATCAGCGCCGTTGTTCTGCTGCTGGTGGTGATGAACCCGGGCAGCCTGAATGACGAAAACGACCAGATGCGGCTGGTCTATCTTGTCCTTCTTCTGACGCTGGTTGGGTCATCCGTGATTGTCGGTTGGCGTGAGCGCGCTGGCCTCGCGCTCAAGCAGGCGCTTGTCTGGATCGCCATCGGCATTGTGCTGGTGGCCGCCTACTCCCTTCAAAACGAGTTCAAGATGCTGGGCCAAAGGCTCATGGGAGAAATTGTTCCTTCAAGTCCGGTTGAACAGAGCAATGGTGAAGTTTCTCTGCGCGCAAGCCGTGATGGTCACTTCCATGTTCAGGCATTGATCAACGGGACGAGCGTGAAACTGCTTGTGGATACCGGCGCGAGCGACGTGGCACTTTCAGCCTCGGATGCAGCCCGCTTGGGCGTCGACATATCGACGCTCAGATTTGACCGCCTGTACAACACAGCCAATGGCACCGTCCCTGGAGCACGCGTTGTGCTGGACGAAGTAAAGGTTGGCTCACTGACTGTCCGCAACGTGGATGCCTCTATCACCAAAGGGGATGGTCTGTCCCAGTCACTGCTTGGCATGTCTTTCCTGAGGGAACTAAGTGCAGTGCAATTTGATGGTGACCGTCTCATTCTGCGGCAGTAG
- a CDS encoding sulfite exporter TauE/SafE family protein, with amino-acid sequence MDFAGIDFSVLLIFVSALVAAGLLAGLVAGLFGVGGGIVIVPVLFYVFTAFEIPEAVKMHVAVGTSLATIIVTSIRSFRSHLNSGAVDVPLLKSWILPIVAGVLTGTAVADMIDGTALTLIFGVIALVVAANMAFAKSSWKLADDIPGRPGRDAIGGIIGFLSTLMGIGGGTFGNTVMTLCGRTIHQAVATSAGLGLIIAVPATLGFIASGWNEAGTPPGSIGYVNLIAFACIVPATILMAPVGARLAHKLLQKTLKRGFAAFLALVAIRMLYGVLVG; translated from the coding sequence ATGGATTTTGCCGGTATCGATTTTTCAGTTCTTCTGATCTTTGTCTCAGCTCTGGTTGCGGCAGGCCTGCTCGCAGGTCTTGTCGCCGGGTTGTTCGGTGTGGGCGGTGGCATCGTCATTGTGCCGGTGCTGTTTTACGTCTTCACGGCATTTGAAATTCCTGAAGCCGTTAAGATGCATGTTGCGGTTGGCACGTCACTCGCGACGATCATCGTCACGTCCATTCGATCTTTCCGCAGTCATCTCAACTCCGGTGCCGTGGATGTCCCGCTCCTCAAGAGCTGGATTCTCCCGATTGTAGCTGGCGTGTTGACGGGTACTGCTGTCGCGGACATGATCGATGGCACCGCGTTGACGCTCATTTTTGGTGTCATCGCATTGGTGGTGGCAGCCAATATGGCGTTTGCAAAATCAAGCTGGAAACTGGCCGACGACATTCCCGGCCGGCCGGGACGCGATGCCATTGGTGGTATCATAGGATTTCTGTCGACATTGATGGGGATCGGCGGCGGCACTTTCGGCAACACAGTCATGACGCTGTGTGGACGTACGATCCATCAGGCGGTAGCGACGAGCGCGGGGCTTGGCCTCATCATCGCTGTGCCGGCAACGCTTGGCTTTATCGCCAGCGGATGGAACGAGGCAGGCACACCTCCGGGCTCGATAGGCTACGTGAACCTGATTGCGTTTGCTTGCATCGTGCCGGCTACAATCCTGATGGCCCCGGTTGGGGCGCGCCTCGCACATAAATTGCTGCAAAAGACACTCAAGCGAGGCTTCGCGGCCTTCCTGGCGTTGGTGGCAATTCGGATGCTCTACGGTGTTCTTGTTGGCTAA
- the cobA gene encoding uroporphyrinogen-III C-methyltransferase gives MRPAAGVLPGEMRQRFGLPVFEAGWVWLAGAGPGDPGLLTLHTVHGLAEADAVVYDALVDNRILALAKPTAELVFAGKRGGKPSPKQRDISDRLIELAREGKRVLRLKGGDPFVFGRGGEEALALVGAKIPFRVIPGVSAGTGGLAYAGIPVTHRETNQVVTFVTGHSAAGDVPDGMDWQAIGKGSPVIVLYMAMKHLGVIAERFLEAGRAPTDPVAVVSNASTPDQRVLETTLARAAADVAAAGMEAPAIICIGEVVRLRQGLDWLGALTEGRILHPDPLAEASDAHEDGESKQRPNLA, from the coding sequence ATGAGACCAGCCGCCGGCGTTTTGCCAGGCGAGATGCGGCAGCGCTTTGGCCTGCCGGTCTTTGAGGCTGGCTGGGTTTGGCTTGCAGGCGCAGGGCCAGGTGATCCCGGATTGCTGACCCTGCATACGGTGCATGGGCTCGCGGAAGCTGATGCCGTTGTATATGACGCGTTGGTGGATAATCGCATTTTGGCATTGGCCAAACCGACGGCTGAGCTGGTTTTTGCTGGTAAGCGTGGCGGCAAGCCCAGCCCCAAGCAACGCGATATCTCAGATCGATTGATTGAGCTCGCGCGGGAAGGCAAGCGCGTGCTGCGCCTTAAAGGCGGTGACCCGTTTGTTTTCGGGCGCGGTGGCGAAGAGGCGCTGGCGCTGGTCGGCGCGAAAATTCCATTTCGGGTGATCCCTGGGGTCAGCGCGGGCACCGGTGGCCTGGCCTATGCCGGGATTCCAGTCACACACCGGGAAACCAATCAGGTTGTGACCTTCGTAACGGGACACAGCGCGGCAGGCGACGTGCCGGATGGCATGGACTGGCAGGCGATCGGCAAGGGGTCACCTGTGATCGTCCTGTATATGGCCATGAAACACTTGGGTGTCATTGCGGAACGATTCCTGGAGGCTGGACGCGCGCCAACGGACCCGGTTGCGGTCGTCAGCAATGCCTCAACTCCCGATCAGCGGGTCTTGGAAACCACACTGGCCCGTGCAGCTGCTGATGTTGCAGCAGCTGGCATGGAGGCACCTGCAATCATTTGCATCGGCGAGGTGGTGCGTCTGAGACAGGGCCTTGATTGGCTTGGCGCCCTTACTGAAGGGCGGATACTGCATCCTGATCCGTTGGCTGAAGCCTCAGATGCTCATGAGGATGGCGAGAGCAAGCAGCGCCCAAACCTCGCCTGA
- a CDS encoding acyl-CoA dehydrogenase family protein: MDIEFSPEDLAFRDEVREFIKENYPEYLREKKSRQDMSKEDILAWHKVLHKKGWVAPHWPKEYGGTEWNVTQRYIWGEENARAETSPLLPFGLSMVGPVIFNYGNEEQKAKYLPRILSGEDWWCQGYSEPGSGSDLASLRTRAVRDGDDYIVNGSKTWTTLAQHADWMFCLVRTDTEVKAQEGISFILIDMKTPGITVRPIITIDGGHEVNEVFLEDVRVPAENMIGEENKGWTYAKFLLGNERSGIAGVARSKKAIERLKTIAGAETVDGEPLIKTDSFKRKIADLEIDLTSLEFTELRTLAQESKGKGPGPESSILKIKGTEIQQRITELTVEAVGNYAYPFAAPNGEGSNELPGPDYALGASQGYFNMRKTSIYGGSNEIQRNIIAKAVLGL; the protein is encoded by the coding sequence ATGGATATTGAGTTCAGCCCGGAAGACCTGGCATTTCGCGACGAAGTTCGCGAGTTCATCAAGGAAAACTACCCGGAATACCTGCGTGAAAAGAAATCACGGCAGGACATGAGCAAGGAAGACATCCTTGCCTGGCACAAGGTGCTTCACAAGAAAGGTTGGGTCGCTCCTCACTGGCCAAAAGAATATGGCGGCACCGAGTGGAACGTCACCCAGCGCTACATCTGGGGTGAAGAGAATGCCCGCGCGGAAACATCTCCGCTGCTGCCATTCGGGCTCTCCATGGTTGGCCCCGTGATTTTCAACTACGGCAACGAAGAGCAGAAGGCGAAGTATCTGCCGCGCATCCTCTCCGGTGAAGACTGGTGGTGCCAGGGCTATTCAGAGCCGGGCTCAGGGTCCGACCTTGCCAGCCTGCGCACCCGCGCCGTGCGTGACGGTGACGATTATATCGTCAACGGCAGCAAGACCTGGACGACACTTGCCCAGCATGCTGACTGGATGTTCTGTCTCGTGCGCACAGACACGGAAGTGAAGGCGCAGGAAGGTATCTCCTTCATCCTGATCGACATGAAAACGCCAGGCATCACCGTACGCCCGATCATCACCATTGATGGCGGCCACGAGGTGAACGAGGTCTTCCTTGAAGACGTGCGTGTACCGGCTGAGAACATGATCGGCGAAGAGAACAAGGGCTGGACCTATGCGAAGTTCCTTCTTGGCAACGAGCGTTCCGGCATTGCCGGCGTGGCACGGTCGAAGAAGGCGATTGAGCGTCTCAAGACCATTGCCGGTGCTGAGACCGTGGATGGCGAGCCGCTCATCAAGACGGACAGCTTCAAGCGCAAGATTGCCGATCTTGAAATCGACCTGACGTCTCTTGAATTCACCGAGCTGCGGACGCTGGCTCAGGAAAGCAAGGGCAAGGGTCCGGGGCCGGAAAGCTCCATCCTCAAGATCAAGGGTACCGAGATCCAGCAGCGGATCACAGAACTGACCGTGGAAGCGGTGGGCAACTATGCCTACCCGTTCGCCGCGCCGAATGGTGAAGGTTCAAACGAGCTGCCGGGTCCGGACTACGCACTGGGTGCTTCGCAGGGCTACTTCAACATGCGGAAAACGTCGATTTACGGCGGTTCCAACGAGATTCAGCGCAACATCATTGCGAAAGCAGTGCTGGGGCTCTAA